A stretch of the Medicago truncatula cultivar Jemalong A17 chromosome 5, MtrunA17r5.0-ANR, whole genome shotgun sequence genome encodes the following:
- the LOC11413964 gene encoding aspartic proteinase CDR1 produces MKHSTNRVHYLNHVFSFPPNKVPNIVVSPFMGDGYIISFLIGTPPFQLYGVMDTANDNIWFQCNPCKPCFNTTSPMFDPSKSSTYKTIPCSSPKCKNVENTHCSSDDKKVCEYSFTYGGEAYSQGDLSIDTLTLNSNNDTPISFKNIVIGCGHRNKGPLEGYVSGNIGLGRGPLSFISQLNSSIGGKFSYCLVPLFSNEGISGKLHFGDKSVVSGVGTVSTPITAGEIGYSTTLNALSVGDHIIKFENSTSKNDNLGNTIIDSGTTLTILPENVYSRLESIVTSMVKLERAKSPNQQFKLCYKATLKNLDVPIITAHFNGADVHLNSLNTFYPIDHEVVCFAFVSVGNFPGTIIGNIAQQNFLVGFDLQKNIISFKPTDCTKS; encoded by the coding sequence ATGAAGCATTCCACCAATCGTGTTCATTATCTTAACCATGTGTTTTCTTTTCCCCCAAATAAGGTGCCAAATATTGTTGTATCACCGTTTATGGGTGATGGTTatataataagttttttaattGGTACCCCACCATTTCAACTTTACGGTGTTATGGATACGGCCAATGATAATATTTGGTTTCAATGTAATCCGTGTAAACCATGTTTCAACACAACATCACCAATGTTTGACCCTTCAAAATCTTCAACCTATAAAACCATTCCTTGCTCTTCTCCCAAATGCAAAAATGTAGAAAATACGCATTGCTCTTCCGATGATAAAAAGGTATGTGAATATAGTTTTACATATGGTGGTGAGGCATATTCCCAAGGAGATCTTAGTATAGACACTCTTACTTTGAACTCTAATAATGACACTCCTatctcatttaaaaatattgtaataGGATGCGGCCATAGAAATAAGGGTCCACTTGAGGGATATGTATCCGGAAATATTGGTCTTGGACGTGGACCTTTGTCTTTTATATCCCAATTGAATTCTTCGATTGGTGGaaaattttcatattgtttGGTTCCGTTATTTTCAAATGAAGGTATCTCAGGCAAACTACACTTTGGAGATAAATCAGTGGTTTCTGGTGTTGGGACTGTCTCAACTCCCATAACAGCAGGTGAAATCGGTTACTCCACAACTTTGAATGCATTGAGTGTGGGAGACcacattataaaatttgaaaactcCACCTCAAAAAATGATAATCTAGGAAATACAATTATTGATTCGGGAACAACATTAACTATTTTGCCAGAGAATGTTTATTCTAGGTTAGAATCTATAGTGACATCTATGGTTAAGTTAGAGCGTGCTAAGAGTCCTAATCAACAATTCAAGCTTTGTTACAAAGCCACATTAAAAAACTTGGATGTTCCAATAATCACCGCACATTTTAATGGGGCAGATGTGCATTTGAATTCTCTAAATACCTTTTACCCAATTGATCATGAGGTTGTGTGCTTTGCTTTTGTTTCAGTTGGAAATTTTCCTGGTACTATTATTGGTAACATAGCACAACAAAACTTTTTGGTTGgatttgatctccaaaaaaatattatctccTTTAAGCCCACAGATTGTACCAAAAGTTAA